A single window of Oerskovia paurometabola DNA harbors:
- a CDS encoding helix-turn-helix domain-containing protein has translation MTMLVRAADDDDPLRALAALRELRSEADRREALVVRRARSRGVSWAAIATILGVSRQAVHKKYGGSRFARS, from the coding sequence ATGACGATGCTCGTCCGCGCGGCCGACGACGACGACCCGCTGCGCGCCCTCGCGGCGCTGCGCGAGCTGCGGTCCGAGGCCGACCGCCGCGAGGCGCTCGTGGTGCGCCGCGCCCGTTCCCGAGGCGTCTCCTGGGCCGCCATCGCGACGATCCTCGGTGTCAGCCGCCAGGCCGTCCACAAGAAGTACGGCGGGTCCCGGTTCGCCCGGTCGTGA
- a CDS encoding class I SAM-dependent methyltransferase: MTDETIGSVGYRDVPAEQGGAAGRTWWDANAQEYLDEHGDFLGAVDFCWCPEGLRESEAHLLGDLDGRRVLEVGAGAAQCSRWLASRGVEVVATDVSGGMLATGARLNASTGVAVPLVQADARRLPFADASFDVAFTSFGAIPFVPDAAAIHREAARLLRPGGAWVFSVTHPLRWAFPDDPSEHGLTAHRSYFDRRPYVETDTSGRVAYAEYHRTIGDHVREVVSAGLVIEDVVEPEWPADNQEVWGGWGPVRGAYLPGTAIFRTRRSG; encoded by the coding sequence ATGACGGATGAGACGATCGGGTCGGTCGGGTACCGCGACGTGCCCGCGGAGCAGGGTGGGGCCGCGGGCCGCACGTGGTGGGACGCCAACGCGCAGGAGTACCTCGACGAGCACGGCGACTTCCTCGGCGCGGTCGACTTCTGCTGGTGCCCCGAGGGGCTGCGCGAGTCGGAGGCCCACCTCCTGGGCGACCTCGACGGCCGCCGGGTGCTCGAGGTCGGAGCCGGCGCGGCCCAGTGCTCGCGCTGGCTCGCGTCGCGCGGCGTCGAGGTCGTCGCGACCGACGTGTCGGGCGGGATGCTCGCCACGGGTGCACGGCTCAACGCGTCGACGGGCGTCGCCGTGCCGCTCGTGCAGGCCGACGCACGCCGGCTACCGTTCGCGGACGCGAGCTTCGACGTCGCGTTCACGTCGTTCGGGGCCATCCCCTTCGTGCCCGACGCCGCCGCGATCCACCGCGAGGCCGCTCGCCTCCTGCGTCCCGGCGGGGCGTGGGTGTTCTCGGTGACCCACCCGTTGCGCTGGGCGTTCCCCGACGACCCGAGCGAGCACGGCCTGACGGCGCACCGCTCGTACTTCGACCGCCGACCCTACGTCGAGACCGACACGTCCGGTCGCGTCGCGTACGCCGAGTACCACCGGACGATCGGGGACCACGTGCGTGAGGTCGTGAGCGCAGGGCTCGTGATCGAGGACGTGGTCGAGCCCGAGTGGCCGGCCGACAACCAGGAGGTCTGGGGCGGCTGGGGACCGGTCCGCGGTGCCTACCTCCCGGGGACCGCCATCTTCCGGACGCGCCGGTCGGGCTGA
- a CDS encoding GNAT family N-acetyltransferase, with amino-acid sequence MRAAVVVRPAVGNDLPGVAALCAEARRESAAGPQVCLSDESKLVRQLRVLLSVPGGTALVAFHDDVPVGFLLARVLDPHLFNDEPSLYIEALYVSQDARRRGVGHALLTATAELAAEHGAIDVFSVPIPGSRGVQRFLARLGFAPAAGHRVVSTSVLQRRLAADSGTLRRGARSLEDLIARRRKARTDGQTGPVDLRAFQDDYRREAAAGLDAPLVSEPATR; translated from the coding sequence GTGCGTGCAGCAGTAGTGGTCAGGCCTGCGGTCGGCAACGACCTCCCTGGTGTCGCTGCACTCTGTGCCGAGGCACGTCGCGAGTCCGCGGCCGGTCCTCAGGTCTGCCTCTCGGACGAGTCCAAGCTGGTCCGCCAGCTCCGGGTGCTGCTGTCCGTCCCCGGCGGCACGGCGCTCGTGGCGTTCCACGACGACGTCCCGGTCGGCTTCCTCCTCGCCCGTGTGCTCGACCCGCACCTCTTCAACGACGAGCCCAGCCTGTACATCGAGGCGCTCTACGTGTCGCAGGACGCGCGGCGACGCGGGGTGGGTCACGCGTTGCTCACGGCGACCGCGGAGCTCGCAGCCGAGCACGGCGCGATCGACGTCTTCTCGGTGCCGATCCCGGGCTCCCGGGGCGTGCAGCGATTCCTCGCGCGGCTCGGTTTCGCACCCGCCGCCGGGCATCGTGTCGTCTCGACGTCGGTGCTCCAGCGTCGGCTCGCCGCGGACTCGGGCACCCTGCGCCGTGGCGCGCGCAGTCTCGAGGACCTCATCGCACGCCGTCGCAAGGCGCGGACCGACGGTCAGACGGGTCCGGTCGACCTGCGCGCCTTCCAGGACGACTACCGTCGCGAGGCCGCCGCGGGTCTCGACGCCCCGCTCGTGAGCGAGCCTGCGACCCGCTGA
- a CDS encoding 6-phosphofructokinase codes for MRIGLLTGGGDCPGLNAAIRAVVKQGMGEYGHTIIGFRNGWKGVVDGDIVPLGRQDIRNVLPVGGTLLGTARFHPHASDGGIDAVLATVEAERLDAMICIGGDGTLHAASKVADAGVNIVAIPKTIDNDVEGTDLSIGFHTAVNIATEAIDRVHTTAESHNRVMVVEVMGRHAGWIAVNAGIAGGAEVVLAPEDPFDMDAIEKFLRHRHRAHANFSIVVVAEGAVPREGSSMNFTQELGKYGEIIAGSIGERVSAEIAKRTGFDTRLTVLGHVQRGGEPTPTDRILGSRFGVAAVDAISRGESKVMTALRGESVVLVPLDEIAGKVKHVPAELLRVAHALS; via the coding sequence TTGCGCATCGGTCTGCTCACAGGTGGCGGGGACTGCCCCGGTTTGAACGCGGCCATCAGGGCTGTCGTCAAGCAGGGGATGGGCGAGTACGGGCACACGATCATCGGGTTCCGCAACGGGTGGAAGGGGGTCGTCGACGGCGACATCGTCCCGCTCGGACGCCAGGACATCCGGAACGTGCTGCCCGTGGGCGGAACCCTCCTGGGGACCGCCCGCTTCCACCCGCACGCCTCCGACGGCGGCATCGACGCGGTCCTCGCGACGGTCGAGGCCGAGCGTCTCGACGCCATGATCTGCATCGGTGGCGACGGCACGCTGCACGCCGCCAGCAAGGTCGCGGACGCGGGCGTCAACATCGTCGCGATCCCCAAGACGATCGACAACGACGTGGAGGGCACCGACCTGTCGATCGGCTTCCACACGGCCGTCAACATCGCGACCGAGGCGATCGACCGGGTCCACACGACCGCGGAGAGCCACAACCGCGTCATGGTCGTCGAGGTCATGGGCCGCCACGCGGGCTGGATCGCCGTCAACGCCGGTATCGCCGGCGGTGCCGAGGTCGTGCTCGCCCCCGAGGACCCGTTCGACATGGACGCCATCGAGAAGTTCCTGCGCCACCGTCACCGTGCGCACGCCAACTTCTCGATCGTCGTGGTCGCCGAGGGCGCCGTGCCGCGTGAGGGCAGCAGCATGAACTTCACGCAGGAGCTCGGCAAGTACGGCGAGATCATCGCGGGCTCGATCGGTGAGCGCGTGTCGGCCGAGATCGCCAAGCGCACGGGGTTCGACACGCGCCTGACCGTGCTCGGCCACGTCCAGCGTGGCGGGGAGCCGACCCCCACGGACCGTATCCTCGGCAGCCGTTTCGGCGTGGCCGCGGTCGACGCGATCTCGCGCGGGGAGTCGAAGGTCATGACCGCGCTGCGCGGGGAGAGCGTCGTCCTCGTCCCGCTCGACGAGATCGCGGGCAAGGTCAAGCACGTGCCCGCCGAGCTGCTGCGGGTCGCGCACGCCCTGTCCTGA
- a CDS encoding hotdog fold thioesterase: MTDTHGAESPTISPDDAALAALRASTVGTLIERMGITLDDVAPDRVTGSMPVTGNTQPAGLLHGGASVVLAETLGSIAAQIHAGEGRAAVGIEINATHHRGVRSGSVHGVATALHLGRTTASYEIVVVDDEGRRVCTARLTCMVLDGR; this comes from the coding sequence ATGACTGACACGCACGGAGCCGAGAGCCCGACCATCTCCCCCGACGACGCAGCGCTCGCGGCGCTGCGTGCGAGCACCGTGGGCACCCTCATCGAGCGCATGGGCATCACCCTCGACGACGTCGCCCCGGACCGCGTGACCGGCAGCATGCCGGTCACCGGCAACACCCAGCCCGCCGGACTGCTGCACGGCGGCGCCTCGGTCGTGCTGGCCGAGACCCTGGGCTCGATCGCGGCGCAGATCCACGCGGGCGAGGGACGCGCGGCCGTGGGCATCGAGATCAACGCCACACACCACCGTGGCGTGCGCTCGGGCTCGGTGCACGGCGTCGCGACGGCGCTGCACCTGGGACGGACCACCGCGAGCTACGAGATCGTGGTGGTCGACGACGAGGGGCGGCGCGTGTGCACCGCGCGCCTGACCTGCATGGTGCTCGACGGGCGCTGA
- the polA gene encoding DNA polymerase I, whose amino-acid sequence MVGLSAPCVSVIADRFALVTTTARPRLLLIDGHSMAYRAYFALPVEKFSTTTGQSTNAVYGFVSMLTNLLRDEKPTHVAVAFDAGRASFRTEVLPTYKGTRDASPEPFKGQVPLIKDILATLNIPVLQKENFEADDIFATLATQAAAVGMEVLICSGDRDSFQLVREDVTVLYPKVGVSTLARMTPDAVLEKYGVPPERYPDLAALVGETSDNLPGIPGVGPKTAAKWINAYDGLDGVLASADKITGKAGENLRANLDQVRLNRQLNALLTDMELPLGPDDLLAQPWDREAMHRVFDALEFTALRERLFALAPEGEEDVEEGFDVSLAALGQGELGAWLTARKERPVGLVVAGKAAPVGGDAWSLAVADDGAAAVAVDLADVAVVDEQALAAWLADADAPKVVHGAKATWHELAARGFDLQGVVFDTELAAYLCHPDQRGYDLGDLAIRHLKRELRVEEVDEPQGALDLSLDGSGEDKRDAVRAVGVLDLSEVLVGELRDRGADHLLRDLELPLVDVLARMESRGIAADVEYLTELEKHFGELVATAASEAYDVIGREVNLGSPKQLQEVLFDQLGMPKTKKIKTGYTTDAAALADLFAKTGHPFLEHLLAHRDATRLRQTVEGLLKSVAPDGRIHTTFQQTIAATGRLSSTDPNLQNIPIRTEAGRRIRRAFVVGEGYETLLTADYSQIEMRIMAHLSGDEGLIEAFRSGEDLHSYVGSRVFDVPTDQVTPAMRSKIKAMSYGLAYGLSSFGLSQQLGISVGEAAGLMEDYFKRFGGVRDYLTGVVDEARVTGYTATILGRRRYLPDLTSDNRQRRDMAERMALNAPIQGSAADIIKVAMLGVQRALDEQDLRSRLLLQVHDELVVEVAPGERDTVEELLRREMGAAAELSVPLDVSVGAGRTWHEAGH is encoded by the coding sequence ATGGTCGGGCTCTCGGCTCCGTGCGTGTCAGTCATAGCGGATAGGTTTGCACTCGTGACCACCACTGCGCGACCTCGCCTCCTGCTGATCGACGGACACTCGATGGCCTACCGGGCCTACTTCGCCCTGCCGGTCGAGAAGTTCTCGACGACCACCGGCCAGTCGACGAACGCCGTCTACGGGTTCGTCTCGATGCTGACGAACCTGCTGCGTGACGAGAAGCCGACGCACGTCGCGGTCGCGTTCGACGCCGGGCGAGCCTCGTTCCGCACCGAGGTCCTGCCGACCTACAAGGGCACGCGCGACGCGAGCCCGGAGCCCTTCAAGGGTCAGGTCCCGCTCATCAAGGACATCCTCGCGACGCTCAACATCCCCGTCCTGCAGAAGGAGAACTTCGAGGCGGACGACATCTTCGCGACCCTCGCGACCCAGGCCGCGGCCGTGGGCATGGAGGTCCTGATCTGCTCGGGCGACCGCGACTCCTTCCAGCTGGTCCGCGAGGACGTGACGGTGCTCTACCCGAAGGTCGGTGTCTCGACGCTCGCGCGCATGACCCCGGACGCGGTCCTGGAGAAGTACGGCGTCCCGCCCGAGCGCTACCCGGACCTCGCCGCACTCGTGGGGGAGACCAGCGACAACCTGCCGGGCATCCCGGGCGTGGGTCCCAAGACGGCGGCCAAGTGGATCAACGCGTACGACGGCCTGGACGGCGTGCTGGCCTCGGCCGACAAGATCACGGGCAAGGCGGGGGAGAACCTGCGGGCCAACCTCGACCAGGTGCGCCTCAACCGGCAGCTCAACGCCCTGCTGACGGACATGGAGCTCCCGCTCGGCCCGGACGACCTGCTGGCCCAGCCCTGGGACCGCGAGGCGATGCACCGCGTGTTCGACGCCCTGGAGTTCACGGCTCTGCGCGAGCGCCTGTTCGCGCTCGCCCCGGAGGGGGAGGAGGACGTCGAGGAAGGCTTCGACGTCTCGCTCGCCGCGCTCGGGCAGGGTGAGCTCGGTGCGTGGCTCACCGCGCGCAAGGAGCGCCCGGTCGGGCTCGTGGTGGCGGGCAAGGCCGCCCCCGTGGGCGGTGACGCGTGGTCGCTCGCCGTGGCGGACGACGGCGCCGCTGCGGTCGCGGTCGACCTCGCCGACGTCGCGGTCGTCGACGAGCAAGCCCTGGCGGCGTGGCTCGCGGACGCCGACGCGCCCAAGGTGGTCCACGGCGCCAAGGCCACGTGGCACGAGCTCGCCGCGCGCGGCTTCGACCTGCAGGGTGTCGTGTTCGACACCGAGCTCGCGGCCTACCTCTGCCACCCCGACCAGCGCGGCTACGACCTGGGGGACCTCGCGATCCGGCACCTCAAGCGCGAGCTGCGGGTCGAGGAGGTCGACGAGCCCCAGGGGGCGCTCGACCTCTCGCTCGACGGCTCGGGCGAGGACAAGCGGGACGCCGTGCGCGCCGTCGGCGTCCTCGACCTCTCGGAGGTCCTGGTGGGCGAGCTGCGCGACCGCGGCGCGGACCACCTGCTCAGGGATCTCGAGCTTCCGCTGGTCGACGTCCTCGCTCGCATGGAGTCGCGCGGCATCGCTGCGGACGTCGAGTACCTGACCGAGCTCGAGAAGCACTTCGGTGAGCTCGTCGCGACCGCCGCGTCCGAGGCCTACGACGTGATCGGCCGCGAGGTGAACCTGGGCTCGCCCAAGCAGCTCCAGGAAGTCCTGTTCGACCAGCTGGGCATGCCCAAGACCAAGAAGATCAAGACCGGCTACACCACGGACGCGGCAGCCCTCGCGGACCTGTTCGCCAAGACGGGGCACCCGTTCCTCGAGCACCTGCTCGCGCACCGCGACGCCACGCGCCTGCGGCAGACGGTCGAGGGCCTGCTCAAGTCCGTCGCTCCCGACGGGCGCATCCACACGACGTTCCAGCAGACGATCGCGGCGACAGGGCGGCTGAGCTCGACGGACCCGAACCTGCAGAACATCCCCATTCGCACCGAGGCGGGTCGGCGGATCCGCCGCGCGTTCGTGGTCGGCGAGGGCTACGAGACGTTGCTGACCGCGGACTACAGCCAGATCGAGATGCGCATCATGGCGCACCTGTCGGGCGACGAGGGCCTCATCGAGGCGTTCCGTTCGGGCGAGGACCTGCACAGCTACGTGGGTTCGCGCGTGTTCGACGTCCCGACCGACCAGGTCACCCCGGCGATGCGCTCCAAGATCAAGGCGATGTCCTACGGTCTGGCGTACGGGTTGTCCTCGTTCGGCCTCTCGCAGCAGCTGGGCATCTCCGTCGGAGAGGCAGCGGGCCTCATGGAGGACTACTTCAAGCGCTTCGGCGGCGTGCGCGACTACCTCACGGGCGTCGTCGACGAGGCCCGGGTCACCGGGTACACCGCGACCATCCTGGGGCGTCGTCGCTACCTGCCCGACCTCACGAGCGACAACCGCCAGCGTCGCGACATGGCGGAGCGCATGGCGCTCAACGCCCCCATCCAGGGCAGCGCGGCCGACATCATCAAGGTCGCGATGCTGGGCGTCCAGCGCGCGCTCGACGAGCAGGACCTGCGCTCGCGCCTGCTCCTGCAGGTCCACGACGAGCTCGTGGTCGAGGTCGCGCCGGGGGAGCGGGACACCGTCGAGGAGCTCCTGCGCCGGGAGATGGGTGCGGCGGCCGAGCTCTCGGTCCCGCTGGACGTCTCGGTGGGTGCGGGACGCACCTGGCACGAAGCGGGCCACTGA
- a CDS encoding ANTAR domain-containing response regulator, producing MRDVSDDNAQPDATAPLDLPPLIKPEPSVEAEAPAAPSGGRPARRAVVAEDEALIRMDVVETLREAGFDVVGEAGDGETAVRLALELKPDVVVMDVKMPELDGISAAERIGKAHVAPVVLLTAFSQTELVERARDAGAMAYVVKPFSPADLLPAVEIAISRYSQISALESEVADLAERFETRKRVDRAKGLLMTKMGLSEPESFRWIQKTSMDRRLTMREVADAVIEQVGGA from the coding sequence ATGAGGGACGTGAGTGACGACAACGCGCAGCCCGATGCCACGGCACCGCTCGACCTGCCCCCCCTGATCAAGCCCGAACCGAGCGTCGAGGCCGAGGCGCCCGCTGCGCCGTCGGGCGGTCGCCCTGCCCGCCGTGCCGTCGTCGCCGAGGACGAGGCGCTGATCCGCATGGACGTCGTCGAGACGCTCCGCGAGGCGGGCTTCGACGTCGTCGGCGAGGCGGGGGACGGCGAGACCGCGGTCAGGCTCGCGCTCGAGCTCAAGCCCGACGTCGTCGTGATGGACGTCAAGATGCCCGAGCTCGACGGCATCTCGGCGGCCGAGCGCATCGGCAAGGCGCACGTCGCGCCCGTCGTGCTGCTGACGGCGTTCTCGCAGACCGAGCTGGTCGAGCGCGCGCGGGACGCCGGCGCCATGGCGTACGTCGTCAAGCCGTTCAGCCCCGCGGACCTGCTGCCCGCCGTGGAGATCGCGATCTCCCGCTACTCGCAGATCAGCGCGCTCGAGTCCGAGGTCGCAGACCTGGCCGAGCGGTTCGAGACCCGTAAGCGCGTCGACCGCGCGAAGGGTCTGCTCATGACCAAGATGGGTCTCTCCGAGCCCGAGTCGTTCCGCTGGATCCAGAAGACGTCCATGGACCGTCGTCTGACGATGCGAGAGGTCGCGGACGCCGTCATCGAGCAGGTCGGCGGCGCCTGA